The genomic DNA GAAAGGCCGATTTGCATGGGGCTATCGTTTAGGTGGCGATCTTGCAATCGAAGCGTTGCCAATTGCGATGTTAAAGGCCGTGAAGGAAGGGAAGTAATTCATACTTCTTTTGTGCTAAAAAAGCCCCAAGTTCTAAACAATGTTTCATTGTCCAGGGCTTGGGGTCTTGTGTATTTCTTATTGTCCAGGCTTCGAGCGCCAAATGCTCGGGTCATAAGTCAGTCCAGCTATGTGGCAAAGAACGCCGCGTCGCCGGTCTGTCTTATGCCTGTCGCATCTGAGCAGGCGCTCTGCACTTTTTTTAGGAATTCGGAGCGAAGTTTAATTTTTTCTGTAGCTTGTCCTCAGAGAAAATCCATCCTGTATAGGAGTTTACGATGTTCAAATCTTGGTCGACATGTGCAACGGCGACGAAGGGATAGTATCCTTTGCTTCGATAGCGAAGATCGATGAGCCGAACTTCGCACAGGTCACCAATCGTTGTGATGGACCATCTGTAAATAGGCGAAAAGGATACGAACGCTTCAATATTTGGGTCGCTCATTGCCACATCAATTTCCGGTGATTTGGGCATAGGTTCTCGCTCGAATCGATCGTAAATATTCACGGACCGGCCGTATGCACGTCCGACGTAGTGATAGTTGTCAGAAGATGCGGCGACGCGCCATTGGAAAAAGCGCATGGTCGGTGCGATGATAATTTCTGTAGCATCGGGAACCGTATTTAACACGGCATGTTTGACTGCTGCCTTGATCGCAAAGCGCAATAGGTAATACATGAAGATAATGGCATACATCGTTAAAAAGGTAATGATTGGACTTGCACCAATAAACCATATGAGTAGCGCGATGATATGCATAGTGAAAATAATCGGGTCGAATGTATTGATGACACCAATCGCCACCCATTTATTGGAGAAAGGGCGCAAGGCTTGCGTGCCATAGGAATTGAAAATATCAACGAACACATGGAGAAAGACGGCAAGGAAGGTCCATGCCCATAAGTGAATAAAGTTCGCTTCAGGTACGATAAACGATAGCAGTATCGTAATGATAAGTGGCCATAGTAAGACTGCTGGGACTGAGTGTGTAATACCACGGTGATGTCGAATATAGACGGCGTTATTCCGTAATTTCAAGATGGTGTCAACGTCTGGGATGAGTGAACCAATTAGAACGCCGGCAGCGACAGCGCTTAAAGTTGCGGTATCCGTTGCGACAACGGGATCTGCAACCGCAAGTCCGCCAATTGCGACGCCCATAACAATATGTGTTCCAGTATCCAAATCATCACTCCTTTTGCCTGTATTGGCATTGGGTGTATCTGTTGCATATCCAGGCTTCAGCGCTTGCGCTTTTCTTTATTATATACCTATACCCTTGTTCGTTCGACAATAAGCATATGTGATTGGGAGGAAATAATGCAAATAATCGAGAAAAAAGACGAATTCCGCGAATCGCTGCTTACCTGGTATCGTCGGGAGAAGAGAGATTTACCGTGGAGACGCACATCGAATCCTTATTATATATGGGTATCAGAAGTGATGTTGCAACAGACCAGAGTCGATACAGTCATTCCGTATTATGAGCGGTTCATCGAGCAATTTCCAACGATGGAAGCACTGGCAGATGCAGATGAAAATGATTTATTGAAAATGTGGGAAGGGCTTGGCTACTATTCGCGTGCACGTAATTTACAGGCGGGTGTGAGCGAAGTCGTGGCGAGTTATGGCGGAAAAGTGCCGGAGAATCGCAAAGATATTTCGACATTGAAAGGTGTAGGTCCTTATACGGCGGGAGCTGTTTTGAGTATTGCTTATGGTGTTCCTGAGCATGCCGTCGATGGCAATGTCATGCGTGTTATATCAAGACTTCTTTTAATAGAAGAAGACATTGCGATTCCACGCACAAGAAAGATTTTTGAGTCCGTGGTCATGGATTTAATTGATCGGGAAGATCCGTCCTCGTTCAATCAAGGGCTGATGGAGTTGGGCGCAACCATTTGCACGCCGAATCCGAAGTGTCTACTTTGTCCAGTCCGCGATTTCTGTGAGGCTTTTCATACAGGGAGACAGCAGGAATTGCCTGTTAAAACAAAGAAAACAAAAATGAAAGTCATTCCTGTTGCTTCATTTGCCATCCGCAATGAGCGAGGAGAATGGCTATTACGCCAACGACCATCCAAGGGACTACTCGCAAACTTGTGGGAATTCCCGATGGTTGAATTGACGGGGGATGGCACACCTCAACAAATACTTCGTGAGCAGTATGGCTTGGAATCAAAGGCGCACCTTGAAGTATTAACGTTTAAGCATATTTTTTCCCATATCACGTGGGAGATGCAAAGCTTTGAGGCACGCATGTATGAAGAAGATGTAATTCCAGAAGGCTTCCGCTTTTTCACGGAAGAGGAAGTGGAAGCATTGCCGAAGCCGGTGCCTGTGTTAAAAATATGGGAAGAAGTGAAGGGAGAAAACAAGCATGACAACTAATAAAGTAGCAATGGTGACAGGGAGCTCTAGGGGATTGGGAAAAGCATTAGCGATTGAACTGGCGAAAAACGGCTATGATATCGTTGTCAACTATGCACGAAGTCGATCGGCTGCTGAAGAGACGGTAAAAGAGATTGAAGCGATTGGGAGAAAAGCCGTCATGATTCGTGCGAATGTTGGCGATGTGAAAAAACTGCGTACGATGTTTGAACAGGTGAAAGAGGAGTTTGGTCGACTAGATGTATTCGTTTCTAACGCGGCATCGGGTGTTTTGCGTCCGATTATGGAATTGGAAGAGTCACATTGGGACTGGACGATGAATATTAACGCGAAAGCGATGTTATTTGGTGCGCAAGAAGCAGCAAAGCTGATGGACAAAGGTGGAAAAATCGTCGGTGTTAGTTCGTTGGGCTCCATACGTTATCTTGAAAACTATACGACAGTAGGTGTGTCGAAAGCAGCAATCGAATCATTGACGCGTTATTTGGCGGTTGAGCTTGCACCGAGAGGAATTGCGGTCAACACGGTTTCTGGTGGAGCACTTGATACGGAAGCATTACAACATTTCCCGAATCGCGAAGAGTTACTGGAAGATGCGCGCGTCAATACGCCGGCTGGCCGCATGGTTGAAATCGAAGATATGGTGAAGACAGCAATGTTCCTCATTTCGGACGATTCGGGGATGATTCGTGGGCAAACGATTATTGTCGATGGTGGACGTTCATTGACTTTGTAAAAATTACCAATGGATAAATCGTGTCCTTCTTGCACATGTTAAGAAGGACGGAGGTGAATATCCATGACCAACAATAACAACCCGAATCAAACGAATGCGAACAAAGTGAGGAAACAAAATCAGCAATCGCAGCAAAACCAAACGTATACTCCGATGGCTGAAGAGTTTGCATCTGAAACAGATGTAAACGAAGTTCGTAAACAAAACCAACAATCTGAAGCGAACAAGAAAAACGCTTCCGGTTCGCGCGCGAATCGCTCTGAAAACGGTATGAAATAAGTGGATGGTCATCACCGGCTGGCAGGAGCTTAATGCTTCTGCCAGTTTTTTTAACTTCATTCAGCAAATCTTTTTGTACTGAAAGCGAAGCGTCAGCTATAGAAACCTCCCACCACCATAGGTAGCGAGATGAATGTAGTTTTGTTTTCTGTTCAGTGGGTGTTCAAACGCCCGTTGAACGAAGATAAAGCCTCCGGCGGATGTCACAGATTTTTAGAGGAGCTTTTCGAGTGTGCTCGAAAAAAATCTGGACGCAATTACTTCAAGGCGTAATTTATCTGAAGCTATCGACTGAAAAGTTTCAAATTTCCTGATGTTATTGGTATAATGGGGAAATAACAATTGATTTGATTCAGCAGAGGACTTTCTCTTCCATGGGTGATGGGGTGAATACCGTATTGCATTTCAAGTTGGAGGGAGGTCAAGCGCCCTGCTAATTCAAATCAAGCCTCCGGCGGATGTTACAGATTTTTAAGGGGAACTTTTCGAGCCTGCTCGAAAAAAATCTGGACGCAATTACGCCAAGGCATAATTGATTTCGAAGCTTTCCGGTAACTAAAAGGTGGGGATGTTCATGGCGATTGCTAAAGAAGGGGAAACGATACAAGTACATAGTTACAAACATAATGGCAGCATTCATCGGGTTTGGCAAGAGACGATGGTGTTAAAGGGGACGCGTAATATTGTCATCGGCGCAAATGAACGGACACTTGTGACGGAGGCGGATGGGCGCACATGGTTAACGCGTGAACCGTCTATTTGCTATTTTCATGCGGAGTATTGGTTCAATATTATTTGCATGTTAAGAGAAGATGGCGTGTATTACTACATCAATATGAGCTCGCCATTTGTTTACGACAACCAATCATTGAAATACATCGATTATGATCTCGATGTCAAAGTATTTCCTGATATGAGTTATATGATTTTAGATGAAGATGAATATGCGGATCATAAGAAGCAAATGGGGTATCCAGAGGTCATCGATCAGATTTTACAACGCAATCTGGATATATTATTAGGGTGGATTAAACAGCGTAAAGGACCATTCGCACCGGATTTTATCAACGTTTGGACATCGCGATACGCATTTTACAAGCAAGTTAAAAAAAGTGAGTGAAGGGTCTAACCGCGACTTGCCGCGGTTAGGTCTTTTTTAACTTGAATCAGCAGGGGGTTCAGGCTCCCTGCTGATTCAAGTTAAGCCTCCGGTGGATGTCACAGATATTCAGAGGAGCTTTTCGAGCGCGCTCGAAAAAATCTGGACGCAATTACGCCGGGGCGTAATTGATATTAGGGAGGCTATCTATTGGGTGAGAGTATAAAACGCTATTTAAAGTTTGTAAAGCCGTATAACTGGCTTATTATCGTGACGATTATTTTAGGGATTGTGAAATTCGCGATTCCACTTTTTCTACCGCTACTGATGAAGATTGTCATTGATGATATTATTGGCTCTGATTCACTGTCGCAGGCAGAAATGACCCGCCAATTATTTTACTGGCTTGGAGGAACTGCGCTGCTGTTCTTCATCGTGCGTCCACCCGTTGAATATTACCGTCAATATTATGCGCAATATGTCAGCAATAAAATCTTGTATGATATCCGTCAGGAATTATACGGTCATTTGCAGAAGTTAAGCTTGAACTACTATTCGAATACACGAGCAGGAGAAGTGATTTCACGCGTCATTAATGATGTGGAACAAACGAAAAACTTCGTTATGATTGGGCTGATGAACATATGGCTTGATTTGGCGACGATACTCATTGCCATCGGTATTATGTTGACGCTCGATATTCCACTTACACTTGTGACACTTATCGCATTCCCTTTCTATGCATACAGTGTGAAACATTTCTTTGGAAAGCTTCGTGAACTAACACGTAAGCGATCTCAGGCACTTGCTAATGTCCAAAGTTATTTGCATGAGCGAGTTGCAGGTGTCAGTGTTATTAAAAGTTTTGCGCTAGAAGAGAAAGAGCAAGTTCGCTTTGATGAGACGAACGGCAATTTTCTCGACAAAGCGATTGATCACACAAAGTGGAATGCTAAAGCATTCGCTGTTGTGAATACGATTACGGATGTAGCGCCTTTGCTCGTCATTGCTTATGCAGGTTATCAAGTGATCAATGGTTCACTGTCAGTTGGAACAATGGTAGCCTTCATTGCTTATATTGATCGTCTATATAGTCCTTTACGTAGACTTGTGAACTCTTCGACGTCATTGACGCAGTCATTTGCATCGATGGACCGTGTTTTCGATTTGATGGAGGAGAAATATGACATTACAGATAAAAAAGGGGCAACCGTATTACCGGCACTTGCTGGGGAAGTCACATTTGACAATGTCCAATTTTCTTATGAAGAAAAGGGGCAAACGGTACTCAATAACATTCAATTCACCGTTCAACCAGGAGAAACTGTGGCATTCGTTGGCATGAGTGGTGGAGGGAAGTCAACGATCATTAGTCTCATCCCTCGATTTTACGATGTAACAGGTGGTGCAATTCGTATCGACGGACAGGATGTGCGTGATGTACAGACGAAGTCTTTACGCGACCAAATTGGTATTGTATTGCAGGATACGATTTTGTTCAGTGATTCCGTGAAAAGTAATATTCTAATGGGCAAGCCAGATGCAACGGACGAGGAAGTGCTTGCAGCTGCAAAAGCGGCCAATGCACATGATTTCATCGAAAACTTGCCCGAAGGATACGACACTAAAGTGGGAGAACGTGGTGTGAAGCTGTCAGGCGGACAAAAGCAACGCATTGCGATTGCACGCGTGTTTCTTAAAAATCCACCCCTTCTCATATTGGATGAGGCGACATCTGCACTCGACCTCGAAAGTGAGTCACTCATTCAAGAGTCGTTGGAAAGACTAGCAAATGATCGGACGACTTTAGTCGTTGCACACCGTCTGTCTACAATTACGCATGCCGATAAAATCTTTGTCATTGATGCAGGAGAGGTAAAAGAGTCAGGCACACATGATGAATTAATGAAAAAACAAGGGATTTACTATGGATTGTTCCAAGTTCAAATGCTTGGGAAATAATGAGAGAAAAAACACATGACTAGCAAGCAACAGTTTGCTAGTCGTGTGTTTTTTTACGTGGAAATGTACATGTTTTGCTAGATGCAAATATGGCTGCATGGGCAAGGCGTCTACATTCTTCTAGATATGCTGTGGCTATGTTTGTCGCTCCTAAACAGACATTGTCATTTATCGTTAAAACAGATAAGTGAATAAACTATTGCTTTTACTATGAATAAACGTATAATAGTGAATACCTTTAGAATTCAAACAAATTAAGAGATTAAGAAAAAGGGTGAGCTGATGGGTGAAAGGAAGATCGTTCTCCAGGTGAAAGATTTACAGACAACCTTTTTCACTGATTCGGGAGAGATACCGGCTGTAGACCACATTGATTTCCATGTAAAAGAGGGGGAAATCCTCGGTATTGTGGGGGAATCTGGTTGCGGGAAAAGTGTGACGTCGCTATCCATTATGGGACTTGTTCCGAATCCACCGGGGAAAGTTGTAGGCGGCGAAATACTATATGAAAATAAAGATTTACTAAAAATGACAGAAAAACAAATGCGGCATATTCGCGGGAATGATGTTGCGATGATTTTTCAGGAGCCGATGACGTCATTGAATCCGCTGTTTACAATTGGTAATCAGATGATGGAGTCCATTCGAATTCACAGAAAAGATTGGTCCAAGAAGCAAGCTACTGAACGGGCAATTGAGATGTTAAAATTAGTTGGCTTACCGCGTGCTGAAGAATTGATGAAGGAATATCCGCATCAATTATCTGGAGGTATGAGGCAGCGTGTCATGATTGCAATGTCTCTTGTCTGTGATCCTAAAGTGTTAATTGCAGACGAACCGACGACGGCTCTTGACGTAACGATTCAAGCACAAATTTTAAAATTGATGCGAGAATTGAATACACGGTTGGACACAGCGATCTTGCTGATTACGCATGATTTAGGTGTTGTAGCAGAAACGTGTGAACGGGTTATTGTCATGTATGCGGGGCAAATCATTGAAGAAGCACCGGCTAAACAAATATTTGATGATCCGCAACATCCTTATACAAAGGGACTTATCCAATCGGTTCCAGATATGCGTTATAAAAAGGATCGTTTGTATTCGATTCCGGGGAATGTTCCGCGACCGGGTTCCATTCGGCAAGGATGTCGATTCGCAGCAAGATGCGAATTTGCCTTTGATCGTTGTTTAACAGAAAACCCAGAGCTCTATGAAACATCGGATGTACATAAGACGAGATGCTTCTTATACAACGAAGAAGGGGTGGTAGTGAATGACGACAAAACCCTTGTTGAAGGTTGAAGGATTAAAGAAGTATTTTCCAGTACGGAAAGGGTTACTAGGTAAAGTAGTGGGACATGTCAAAGCGGTAGATGATGTGTCGTTTTATGTGAATGAAGGGGAAACACTTGGAATTGTAGGGGAGTCCGGATGTGGAAAGTCGACGACGGGACGGATGCTGATGCGTCTTCTTGATCCGACTGAAGGAAAAGTAGAGTTTGATGGGAAGGATTTAACATCGTTATCGACCGATGAAATGCGGAAGACGCGGCGAGATATTCAGATGGTATTCCAAGATCCTTATGCTTCCTTGAATCCTCGTCATACGATTGAAAAAATTTTAGAAGAGCCGCTTGTCGTACATGGTATGAGCAATGCAAAAGAGCGGAAAAAGAAAGTGCATGAATTCCTTGAGATTGTAGGCTTGAGTTCCTATCATGCGAAGCGTTATCCACACCAATTTAGCGGTGGGCAAAGGCAACGTATAGGGATTGCACGTGCTTTGATGACAAATCCGAAATTGATTATTGCGGACGAGCCTGTTTCAGCTCTCGATGTGTCGATTCAGGCACAGGTACTGAATTTAATGCAGGATTTGCAAAAAGAGTTTCAACTTACCTACATTTTCATTGCACATGATCTTGGCGTTGTTCGTCATATTAGTGATCGTGTCGGTGTGATGTATTTGGGGAAAATGGTTGAAATTGCGGAAAGTGAACAGTTATATATGAAAGCGCTTCATCCTTATACGCAGGCGCTGTTATCAGCCGTTCCTGTACCGGATCCTGATCACCAAAAAGAGCAGGTTATTTTAGAAGGGGATATTCCAAACCCTGCAAATCCACCATCGGGCTGTACATTCCATACACGCTGTCCGTTTAAGATGGATGTTTGCACAAAAGTTGTTCCGCAACTTGTGGAACAGAGTTCAGGTCATTCTGTTGCTTGTCACCTTTACAGTGAACAGAGCAGCAATGATATAAAACAGATGGAGGGGTCAGTATGAAGAAAAGGAAGTTATGGGCATTCGCCTTGATGTTGCTACTTGTACTTTCAACAGCACTTGCAGCTTGTGGATCAGATTCGGGCGATGGCGAGAAAAAGCCAGATGGTGACAAAGGGAAAGATAATGCGGGAAGCGCAAACCAAACGCTTGTATTTGGGCGTGGTGGGGATTCAACTTCACTCGATCCATCCCGTGTAACTGAGGGAGAAACATTTAAAGTTACAGTCAATCTATATGAGACATTGTTAAACTTTGGGGAAGAAGACACTACGGTTCAACCGGGTCTTGCAAAAGAGTGGGATACAAGTGAAGATGGCTTGACGTATACATTTACGCTACAAGAAGGCGTAAAGTTCCATGATGGTACAGACTTCAATGCGGAAGCTGTCGTTAAAAACTTTGATCGTTGGGCAAATGGCGATGCGGATAAATTCCCGTACTACAGCTCAATGTTCGGTGGTTTTAAAGATGATCCGGAGCGCGTTATCGATACAGTAACAGCAGAAGGCGACAATACAGTTGTTATGACATTGACTCGCCCACAAGCACCATTCTTGAAAAATATCGCAATGAGCATGTTCGCGATTGCAAGTCCGACTGCATTTGAAAAAGGCGACGATGAATTCGAGCGTAACCCTGTTGGTACAGGACCATTCAAATTCGTTGAATGGAAGCCAAATGAAACAATTACAATTGAAAAAAATACAGACTATTGGCAAGAAGGACTACCGAAGTTAGATAAAGTTATTTTTAAAACAATTCCAGATAACTCCGCACGTTTGAATGAGCTGCTTAATGGCGGTATCGATCTTGCTGATGGTATTAACCCAGCGGATGGGAAGAGAATCGAAGGCGATGACAAATTACAGTTATTCGAACGTCCGTCTATGAACGTAGGATACCTAGGGTTGACAGTGACACGTCCGCCATTCGATAAAAAAGAAGTGCGTCAAGCGATGAACTATGCAATTGATAAGCAAACGATTTTAGATTCATTCTTCGAAGGGCGTGCTGACAGCGCGAAAAACCCAATGCCGCCTTCTATCTCAGGCTATAACGATGCAATCGAAGAATATCCATATGATCCTGAAAAAGCAAAAGAGCTTCTTGCAGCAGCAGGACTTGCAGATGGTTTTGAAATGGATCTATGGGCAATGCCAGTTCCACGTCCTTATATGCCAGACGGTGCAAAAGTAGCTGAAGTTATTCAGAAAAACCTTGCGGATATCGGCGTAAAAGCGAACATTGTTTCATACGAGTGGGCAACATACCTCGACAAAGCAAGTAAAGGTGAAGCAGACGCATTCATGCTTGGATGGACAGGCGATAATGGTGATGCGGATAACTTTATTTATGTTCTTCTTGATGAAGATAATATCGGAAGCAACAACTATACGTACTATAAAAATGATGACCTTCACAAACTTTTGATTGAAGCACAAACAGAAGTCGATGAGGACAAACGTAACGAACTTTACAAACAAGCACAAGAAATTATTCATGAAGAAGCTCCATGGGTACCACTTGCTCACTCAACGCCACTTATTGGGGGTGCTAAAGAGCTAACTGGTTATGTGCCACATCCAACAGGTTCAGATTTGTTGTCAAACGTAGAATTTCAATGATTGGTAAGTGATTGATGGAAGGGGAGAGGTCTGTCAGATTTCTCCCTTTTGTCTTTCATGAGCTAGCTATGTACATAGGACAATGCGGGATACTGAGGTTTTAGGACAGTAAATAAAAGAGTTGGAGAGGTGGAAGGTTATGCTCAGCTATATTATAAAAAGGTTGCTGCAGCTCGTTCCCGTTCTACTTGGGATGACATTCATCGTGTTTTTGATCATTCGGGCGATTCCGGGTAATCCAGCTCAAGTAATTCTAGGTCAACAAGCGACACCAGAGGCCGTTGCGGCTTTAACGGCTAAATTAGGTCTCGATCAACCATGGTATATTCAGTATTTTGACTATCTTGGTGGTATTTTAAAAGGTGATCTTGGTGATTCGATGAGAACGAGATTACCGGTAGCAGATGAAATATGGCCTTATTTAGCTGCCACACTGGAATTGGCGCTTTTTGCAATTATTATTGCAGTTATCGTTGGCATCAATGCTGGAATTATTTCAGCTTGGTTC from Sporosarcina sp. FSL K6-1522 includes the following:
- a CDS encoding metal-dependent hydrolase, encoding MDTGTHIVMGVAIGGLAVADPVVATDTATLSAVAAGVLIGSLIPDVDTILKLRNNAVYIRHHRGITHSVPAVLLWPLIITILLSFIVPEANFIHLWAWTFLAVFLHVFVDIFNSYGTQALRPFSNKWVAIGVINTFDPIIFTMHIIALLIWFIGASPIITFLTMYAIIFMYYLLRFAIKAAVKHAVLNTVPDATEIIIAPTMRFFQWRVAASSDNYHYVGRAYGRSVNIYDRFEREPMPKSPEIDVAMSDPNIEAFVSFSPIYRWSITTIGDLCEVRLIDLRYRSKGYYPFVAVAHVDQDLNIVNSYTGWIFSEDKLQKKLNFAPNS
- the mutY gene encoding A/G-specific adenine glycosylase, whose protein sequence is MQIIEKKDEFRESLLTWYRREKRDLPWRRTSNPYYIWVSEVMLQQTRVDTVIPYYERFIEQFPTMEALADADENDLLKMWEGLGYYSRARNLQAGVSEVVASYGGKVPENRKDISTLKGVGPYTAGAVLSIAYGVPEHAVDGNVMRVISRLLLIEEDIAIPRTRKIFESVVMDLIDREDPSSFNQGLMELGATICTPNPKCLLCPVRDFCEAFHTGRQQELPVKTKKTKMKVIPVASFAIRNERGEWLLRQRPSKGLLANLWEFPMVELTGDGTPQQILREQYGLESKAHLEVLTFKHIFSHITWEMQSFEARMYEEDVIPEGFRFFTEEEVEALPKPVPVLKIWEEVKGENKHDN
- the fabL gene encoding enoyl-[acyl-carrier-protein] reductase FabL, with translation MTTNKVAMVTGSSRGLGKALAIELAKNGYDIVVNYARSRSAAEETVKEIEAIGRKAVMIRANVGDVKKLRTMFEQVKEEFGRLDVFVSNAASGVLRPIMELEESHWDWTMNINAKAMLFGAQEAAKLMDKGGKIVGVSSLGSIRYLENYTTVGVSKAAIESLTRYLAVELAPRGIAVNTVSGGALDTEALQHFPNREELLEDARVNTPAGRMVEIEDMVKTAMFLISDDSGMIRGQTIIVDGGRSLTL
- a CDS encoding gamma-type small acid-soluble spore protein translates to MTNNNNPNQTNANKVRKQNQQSQQNQTYTPMAEEFASETDVNEVRKQNQQSEANKKNASGSRANRSENGMK
- a CDS encoding DUF402 domain-containing protein, whose translation is MAIAKEGETIQVHSYKHNGSIHRVWQETMVLKGTRNIVIGANERTLVTEADGRTWLTREPSICYFHAEYWFNIICMLREDGVYYYINMSSPFVYDNQSLKYIDYDLDVKVFPDMSYMILDEDEYADHKKQMGYPEVIDQILQRNLDILLGWIKQRKGPFAPDFINVWTSRYAFYKQVKKSE
- a CDS encoding ABC transporter ATP-binding protein, whose protein sequence is MGESIKRYLKFVKPYNWLIIVTIILGIVKFAIPLFLPLLMKIVIDDIIGSDSLSQAEMTRQLFYWLGGTALLFFIVRPPVEYYRQYYAQYVSNKILYDIRQELYGHLQKLSLNYYSNTRAGEVISRVINDVEQTKNFVMIGLMNIWLDLATILIAIGIMLTLDIPLTLVTLIAFPFYAYSVKHFFGKLRELTRKRSQALANVQSYLHERVAGVSVIKSFALEEKEQVRFDETNGNFLDKAIDHTKWNAKAFAVVNTITDVAPLLVIAYAGYQVINGSLSVGTMVAFIAYIDRLYSPLRRLVNSSTSLTQSFASMDRVFDLMEEKYDITDKKGATVLPALAGEVTFDNVQFSYEEKGQTVLNNIQFTVQPGETVAFVGMSGGGKSTIISLIPRFYDVTGGAIRIDGQDVRDVQTKSLRDQIGIVLQDTILFSDSVKSNILMGKPDATDEEVLAAAKAANAHDFIENLPEGYDTKVGERGVKLSGGQKQRIAIARVFLKNPPLLILDEATSALDLESESLIQESLERLANDRTTLVVAHRLSTITHADKIFVIDAGEVKESGTHDELMKKQGIYYGLFQVQMLGK
- a CDS encoding ABC transporter ATP-binding protein, which encodes MGERKIVLQVKDLQTTFFTDSGEIPAVDHIDFHVKEGEILGIVGESGCGKSVTSLSIMGLVPNPPGKVVGGEILYENKDLLKMTEKQMRHIRGNDVAMIFQEPMTSLNPLFTIGNQMMESIRIHRKDWSKKQATERAIEMLKLVGLPRAEELMKEYPHQLSGGMRQRVMIAMSLVCDPKVLIADEPTTALDVTIQAQILKLMRELNTRLDTAILLITHDLGVVAETCERVIVMYAGQIIEEAPAKQIFDDPQHPYTKGLIQSVPDMRYKKDRLYSIPGNVPRPGSIRQGCRFAARCEFAFDRCLTENPELYETSDVHKTRCFLYNEEGVVVNDDKTLVEG
- a CDS encoding dipeptide ABC transporter ATP-binding protein; protein product: MTTKPLLKVEGLKKYFPVRKGLLGKVVGHVKAVDDVSFYVNEGETLGIVGESGCGKSTTGRMLMRLLDPTEGKVEFDGKDLTSLSTDEMRKTRRDIQMVFQDPYASLNPRHTIEKILEEPLVVHGMSNAKERKKKVHEFLEIVGLSSYHAKRYPHQFSGGQRQRIGIARALMTNPKLIIADEPVSALDVSIQAQVLNLMQDLQKEFQLTYIFIAHDLGVVRHISDRVGVMYLGKMVEIAESEQLYMKALHPYTQALLSAVPVPDPDHQKEQVILEGDIPNPANPPSGCTFHTRCPFKMDVCTKVVPQLVEQSSGHSVACHLYSEQSSNDIKQMEGSV
- a CDS encoding ABC transporter substrate-binding protein, translating into MKKRKLWAFALMLLLVLSTALAACGSDSGDGEKKPDGDKGKDNAGSANQTLVFGRGGDSTSLDPSRVTEGETFKVTVNLYETLLNFGEEDTTVQPGLAKEWDTSEDGLTYTFTLQEGVKFHDGTDFNAEAVVKNFDRWANGDADKFPYYSSMFGGFKDDPERVIDTVTAEGDNTVVMTLTRPQAPFLKNIAMSMFAIASPTAFEKGDDEFERNPVGTGPFKFVEWKPNETITIEKNTDYWQEGLPKLDKVIFKTIPDNSARLNELLNGGIDLADGINPADGKRIEGDDKLQLFERPSMNVGYLGLTVTRPPFDKKEVRQAMNYAIDKQTILDSFFEGRADSAKNPMPPSISGYNDAIEEYPYDPEKAKELLAAAGLADGFEMDLWAMPVPRPYMPDGAKVAEVIQKNLADIGVKANIVSYEWATYLDKASKGEADAFMLGWTGDNGDADNFIYVLLDEDNIGSNNYTYYKNDDLHKLLIEAQTEVDEDKRNELYKQAQEIIHEEAPWVPLAHSTPLIGGAKELTGYVPHPTGSDLLSNVEFQ